Proteins from one Pirellulales bacterium genomic window:
- a CDS encoding electron transfer flavoprotein subunit alpha/FixB family protein, with the protein MLAEVELTAPVAVATCRASAFEACGEGGAPAEIADAPLPERLAHPRKRFAGVHKTELTRPELTEADIVVSGGRGTKGAEGFKLLEELADLLGAAVGASRAVVDAGWMPNDFQVGQTGKVIAPKLYLCAGLSGAIQHLAGMRNSKTIVAINKDAGAPIFEVADYGLVADLFDAVPRLTAAIRAARQPA; encoded by the coding sequence CTGCTGGCTGAGGTCGAGCTGACGGCCCCGGTCGCCGTGGCGACTTGTCGTGCGTCGGCGTTCGAGGCGTGCGGCGAAGGCGGCGCCCCGGCCGAAATTGCCGACGCCCCGCTGCCCGAGCGCTTGGCCCATCCGCGCAAGCGTTTTGCCGGAGTGCACAAGACGGAACTGACGCGCCCGGAGCTGACCGAGGCCGATATCGTCGTCTCGGGTGGCCGTGGTACGAAAGGCGCCGAGGGCTTCAAGCTGCTCGAAGAGCTGGCCGACCTGCTGGGTGCCGCGGTGGGTGCGAGCCGGGCCGTGGTCGACGCCGGATGGATGCCCAACGATTTTCAGGTCGGCCAAACGGGCAAGGTGATCGCCCCGAAGCTCTACCTCTGCGCGGGCCTGAGCGGGGCCATCCAGCACCTCGCCGGCATGCGTAACTCGAAAACCATCGTGGCCATCAATAAGGACGCCGGCGCGCCCATCTTTGAGGTGGCCGATTACGGCCTCGTCGCCGACCTGTTCGATGCGGTTCCCCGGCTCACCGCCGCGATCCGCGCGGCCCGTCAGCCCGCCTAG
- a CDS encoding LysR family transcriptional regulator: MKFSNLKIFCDIVRLESFSKAASENGISQSGASQVVLQLEEHLGVRLIDRSKRPFVLTLEGEVFYDGCRSLVDRYAALEDRVRTLHDEVAGRLRVASIYSVGLHHMNRHLFEFMSRYPRANVRLEYLHPHRVYESVENDKTDLGLVSYPKSSRTIQALPWREEPMVLVCAPGHALASKARIDLADLAGQRMVGFETGLTIRREIDRLLHVRGVEVEMAMEFDNIETIKRAVEIDAGVALLPAPTVVREIETGTLRGIALATDELVRPLGIIYRRGRELSSTAQRFIELLQQEEGAVGQADKVPVATGYPGANGEDHGPGCAPAPELAVEAAAGYGTTGARANGTAGHGPADNGQSPNGHAKKKRPQMSRN; this comes from the coding sequence GTGAAGTTCTCGAATCTCAAGATCTTCTGCGACATCGTGCGCCTGGAGAGCTTTTCCAAGGCTGCCAGCGAGAACGGCATTTCGCAGTCGGGCGCCAGCCAGGTCGTGCTCCAATTGGAGGAGCATCTGGGCGTGCGGCTGATCGACCGCTCGAAGCGGCCGTTCGTGCTGACGCTCGAGGGTGAGGTGTTCTACGACGGCTGCCGCAGCCTGGTCGACCGCTATGCGGCACTCGAAGATCGCGTGCGCACGCTGCACGACGAAGTCGCTGGAAGGCTGCGCGTGGCGTCGATCTACTCGGTCGGCCTGCACCACATGAACCGGCACCTGTTCGAGTTCATGAGCCGCTATCCGCGGGCCAATGTACGGCTCGAATACCTGCACCCGCACCGCGTCTACGAGAGCGTCGAGAACGACAAGACCGACCTGGGGCTGGTGAGCTATCCCAAGTCGTCGCGGACGATTCAGGCATTGCCTTGGCGCGAAGAGCCGATGGTGCTGGTCTGTGCCCCGGGGCATGCCCTGGCGAGCAAGGCGCGCATCGACCTGGCCGATCTGGCCGGGCAACGCATGGTCGGCTTCGAGACGGGGCTGACGATTCGCCGCGAGATCGACCGGCTGCTGCACGTCCGCGGGGTCGAAGTCGAGATGGCGATGGAATTCGACAATATCGAAACGATCAAGCGCGCCGTCGAGATCGATGCCGGCGTGGCCTTGTTGCCTGCGCCGACGGTGGTTCGCGAGATCGAGACCGGCACGCTACGGGGCATCGCGCTGGCCACCGACGAGCTGGTCCGGCCGCTGGGCATCATCTATCGCCGCGGCCGCGAGCTGAGCAGCACGGCCCAACGATTCATCGAGCTGCTGCAACAGGAAGAAGGGGCTGTCGGACAGGCGGATAAGGTGCCGGTCGCTACGGGCTATCCCGGCGCGAACGGCGAGGATCACGGTCCCGGGTGTGCACCTGCGCCGGAACTCGCGGTCGAGGCCGCGGCCGGCTACGGCACCACGGGGGCCCGTGCTAACGGCACAGCCGGTCACGGTCCGGCCGACAACGGCCAGTCGCCCAACGGTCACGCCAAAAAGAAACGTCCGCAGATGTCGCGGAACTGA
- the gltB gene encoding glutamate synthase large subunit, whose translation MPERKRPLRPRAQGLYDPANERDACGVGFVVDIHGRKSHDIVRQGLEILENLTHRGACGCDPLTGDGAGILTQIPHEFFAARCRELRLDLPGPGEYGAGLVFLPPEADERAVCERLLEQCIAEEGQRLIGWRDVPVDNRDIGRTAREVEPFIRQVFVGRGPETAPDMFEWKLYVIRKRAEIAVRASELEEKEFFYLPSLSSRVMIYKGLLLAYQVDRFYKDLSEPDFASALALVHQRYSTNTFPTWDLAHPFRFLAHNGEINTLRGNVNWMYARQSMLDSEKYGADLKKIFPICTPSASDSAILDNVLELLVMTGRPLAEAVSMLIPEPWAGHESMSDAKKAYYEYQACLMEPWDGPASIAFTDGTCIGAILDRNGLRPSRYWVTKGGRVVMASEAGVLDIPPSEVESKGRLRPGRMFLIDTAQGRIIADSELKQQLAARKPYREWLQAHQWTLDRLPEPAELNGQPANGQSGPELLALQRTFGYTYEDLRIVMHPMAVDGAEAIGSMGNDAPLAVLSDRPQLLYNYFKQLFAQVTNPPLDAIREELVTSLVTTIGSEGNLLDEQPEQCGLLRLETPILADRDLAKIRALDSGRLRARTFSTLFPRSAGAEGMRARIAALQAECSAALAAGATLLVLSDRGVSADQVPIPVLLAVSAVHHHLIREGTRTRCGLIVETGEAREVQHFALLTAYGAGAVNPYLALATLRDMREQGLVPEEYTVAKLEKNYIKACNKGLLKVMSKMGISTQQSYRGAQIFEAIGLNRGFIDEYFAWTASRISGIGLEEVAEESLRRHEHAYPRTAVPQVLGLDVGGQYQWRRKGEAHVMNPDVVARLQHATQLNSREEFRKYCEGIDQQQRKLLTLRGLLQFKSADKPLPLDQVEPASEIVKRFATGAMSYGSISKEAHETLAIAMNRLGGKSNTGEGGEDPVRYLPDDNGDFRSSAIKQVASGRFGVTSEYLVNAKELQIKMAQGAKPGEGGQLPGHKVDREIARIRHSTPGVGLISPPPHHDIYSIEDLAQLIHDLKNANRDARISVKLVAEVGVGTVAAGVAKGKADVVLISGHDGGTGASPQTSIKHAGIPWELGLAETHQVLVLNDLRSRIVVQTDGMIRTPRDVVIATLLGAEEYGIATAALVVMGCIMMRKCHLNTCPVGIATQDPALRKLFRGKPEWVVNYFLLVAEGVREIMAELGFRTINEMVGRVDRLDTREAIDHWKARGLDFSTMLHKPDVPARVMTYCCQSQDHGIEDSLDMKVLLDLCRPALEHGTPVKVDMAIRNTQRTLGTILSSEVTRHFGANGLPPDTIQLNFHGTGGQSLLAFGAPGITVRVEGDVNDYCGKGLSGGKIIVRPPRESTFVPEENIIAGNVVLYGATAGEVYLRGIAGERFCVRNSGASAVVEGVGDHGCEYMTGGYAVILGPTGRNFAAGMSGGIAYVLDEFGTFPPQVNREMVELEELSEPEDLERVHRLVRRHVEFTESTRGQYVLDNWERLVKKFVKVMPIDYKRALAIMARERELGTELAEVGHG comes from the coding sequence ATGCCAGAGAGAAAGCGACCGCTCCGTCCCCGCGCGCAAGGTTTGTACGACCCGGCGAATGAACGCGACGCCTGTGGCGTCGGTTTCGTGGTCGACATTCATGGCCGCAAGAGCCACGACATTGTCCGCCAGGGGCTCGAGATTCTCGAGAACCTCACCCACCGCGGCGCATGCGGCTGCGATCCGCTCACGGGCGACGGTGCGGGGATTCTCACGCAGATCCCGCACGAGTTTTTCGCCGCCCGCTGTCGCGAGCTGCGACTCGACCTGCCGGGGCCGGGCGAGTACGGCGCCGGGTTGGTGTTCCTGCCGCCCGAGGCGGACGAACGCGCCGTTTGCGAACGGCTGCTCGAGCAGTGCATTGCTGAAGAAGGTCAGCGCTTGATCGGTTGGCGCGATGTGCCGGTCGACAATCGGGACATCGGCCGGACGGCGCGCGAGGTCGAGCCGTTCATCCGCCAGGTGTTCGTGGGCCGTGGCCCCGAGACCGCGCCTGACATGTTCGAGTGGAAGCTGTACGTGATCCGCAAGCGGGCCGAGATCGCGGTCCGCGCCAGCGAGCTCGAGGAGAAAGAGTTCTTCTATCTGCCGAGCCTGTCGTCGCGGGTGATGATCTACAAGGGCCTGCTGTTGGCCTACCAGGTCGACCGCTTCTACAAGGACTTGAGCGAGCCCGATTTTGCGTCGGCCCTGGCGCTGGTTCACCAGCGTTACAGCACCAATACGTTCCCCACCTGGGACCTGGCGCACCCGTTCCGGTTCTTGGCGCACAACGGCGAGATCAACACGCTGCGCGGCAACGTCAATTGGATGTATGCCCGCCAGAGCATGCTCGACAGCGAAAAGTACGGCGCCGACCTGAAGAAGATCTTCCCGATCTGCACGCCCAGCGCCAGCGACTCGGCGATTCTCGACAACGTGCTCGAATTGCTCGTGATGACCGGCCGGCCGTTGGCCGAGGCGGTGTCGATGCTCATTCCCGAGCCGTGGGCGGGCCACGAGAGCATGTCGGACGCGAAGAAGGCCTACTACGAATACCAGGCCTGCTTGATGGAGCCCTGGGACGGCCCGGCCTCGATCGCCTTTACCGACGGCACCTGCATCGGTGCAATCCTGGATCGCAATGGTTTGCGCCCGAGCCGGTACTGGGTCACCAAGGGCGGCCGCGTGGTCATGGCGTCCGAGGCCGGTGTGCTCGATATTCCGCCCAGCGAGGTGGAATCCAAGGGCCGTCTGCGTCCGGGCCGCATGTTCCTGATCGACACGGCCCAGGGCCGGATCATCGCCGACAGCGAGCTCAAGCAGCAGTTGGCCGCCCGCAAGCCCTATCGCGAGTGGCTCCAGGCGCACCAGTGGACGCTCGACCGTTTGCCCGAGCCCGCCGAACTCAACGGCCAGCCGGCCAACGGCCAATCCGGTCCCGAACTGCTCGCCTTGCAGCGGACGTTCGGCTACACGTACGAGGACTTGCGGATCGTCATGCATCCGATGGCGGTCGACGGCGCCGAGGCCATCGGCTCGATGGGCAACGACGCGCCGCTGGCGGTGCTCTCCGACCGGCCGCAGCTGCTCTACAACTATTTCAAGCAGCTCTTTGCCCAGGTGACCAATCCGCCGCTCGATGCGATTCGCGAGGAGCTGGTCACCTCGCTGGTGACGACGATCGGCTCGGAAGGCAATCTGCTCGACGAACAGCCGGAGCAGTGCGGCCTGTTGCGGCTCGAGACGCCGATCTTGGCCGACCGTGACCTGGCCAAGATTCGCGCGCTCGACTCGGGCCGTTTGCGCGCACGCACGTTTTCGACGCTCTTTCCGCGCAGCGCAGGGGCCGAGGGGATGCGCGCCCGGATCGCGGCGCTGCAGGCCGAGTGCTCGGCGGCGCTGGCCGCAGGCGCGACGCTGTTGGTGCTCTCGGATCGTGGCGTCAGCGCCGACCAAGTGCCGATTCCCGTGTTGCTGGCGGTGTCGGCCGTGCATCATCACCTGATTCGCGAGGGTACGCGGACGCGCTGCGGCCTGATCGTCGAAACCGGCGAGGCCCGCGAGGTCCAGCACTTTGCCCTGCTCACCGCCTATGGGGCCGGTGCCGTGAACCCGTACCTGGCCCTGGCTACGTTGCGCGACATGCGCGAACAAGGCCTGGTGCCCGAGGAGTACACCGTCGCCAAGCTGGAAAAGAACTACATCAAGGCCTGCAACAAGGGCCTGCTGAAGGTCATGTCGAAGATGGGCATCTCGACCCAGCAAAGCTACCGTGGGGCGCAGATCTTCGAAGCGATCGGCCTCAACCGCGGCTTCATCGACGAGTACTTCGCCTGGACCGCCAGCCGCATCTCGGGCATTGGGCTGGAAGAAGTGGCCGAGGAGTCGCTGCGCCGTCACGAGCACGCATATCCGCGGACCGCGGTGCCGCAGGTGTTGGGGTTGGACGTGGGCGGACAATATCAATGGCGCCGCAAGGGCGAGGCGCACGTCATGAACCCCGACGTCGTGGCCCGGCTGCAACACGCCACGCAACTCAACAGCCGCGAGGAGTTCCGCAAGTATTGCGAAGGCATCGACCAGCAGCAGCGCAAGCTGCTCACGCTACGGGGGCTGTTGCAGTTCAAGTCGGCCGACAAGCCGTTGCCGCTCGACCAGGTTGAGCCGGCCAGCGAGATCGTCAAGCGGTTCGCCACCGGGGCGATGTCGTATGGCTCGATCTCCAAGGAAGCCCACGAGACGCTGGCCATCGCCATGAATCGGCTCGGCGGCAAGAGCAACACCGGCGAAGGCGGCGAAGACCCGGTGCGGTATCTCCCCGACGACAACGGCGATTTCCGCTCCAGCGCGATCAAGCAGGTGGCCAGCGGACGCTTCGGCGTGACCAGTGAATACCTGGTCAACGCCAAGGAACTGCAGATCAAGATGGCCCAGGGTGCCAAGCCCGGCGAAGGCGGTCAGTTGCCCGGCCACAAGGTCGATCGCGAGATTGCCCGTATCCGGCACAGCACGCCGGGCGTGGGCCTGATTTCACCGCCGCCCCACCACGATATTTACTCGATCGAGGATCTCGCCCAACTGATCCACGACTTGAAAAACGCCAACCGCGATGCACGGATCAGCGTGAAGCTCGTGGCCGAGGTGGGCGTGGGCACCGTCGCGGCCGGCGTGGCCAAGGGCAAGGCCGACGTCGTGCTGATCTCGGGCCACGACGGCGGCACCGGTGCCAGCCCGCAGACCTCGATCAAGCACGCCGGCATCCCCTGGGAGCTGGGCCTCGCCGAGACGCACCAGGTGCTGGTGCTCAACGACCTGCGGAGCCGGATCGTCGTGCAGACCGACGGCATGATTCGCACGCCGCGCGACGTGGTGATCGCCACGCTGCTCGGCGCCGAAGAATACGGCATCGCCACGGCCGCCCTGGTCGTGATGGGCTGCATCATGATGCGCAAGTGCCACTTGAACACCTGTCCCGTAGGGATCGCCACGCAGGACCCGGCCTTGCGCAAGCTGTTCCGCGGCAAGCCGGAATGGGTCGTGAATTACTTCCTGCTGGTGGCCGAGGGCGTGCGCGAGATCATGGCCGAACTCGGCTTCCGCACGATCAACGAGATGGTCGGCCGCGTCGACCGGCTCGATACCCGCGAGGCGATCGATCATTGGAAGGCCCGGGGCCTCGATTTTTCGACGATGCTGCACAAGCCGGACGTGCCGGCGCGCGTGATGACTTACTGCTGCCAGTCGCAGGATCACGGCATCGAGGATTCTCTCGATATGAAGGTGCTGCTCGACTTGTGCCGGCCGGCGCTGGAACACGGCACGCCGGTCAAGGTCGACATGGCCATCCGCAATACGCAGCGGACCCTCGGCACGATCCTGTCGAGCGAGGTCACGCGGCATTTCGGCGCCAACGGCCTGCCGCCCGACACGATTCAGCTCAACTTCCACGGCACCGGCGGCCAGAGTTTGCTGGCGTTCGGCGCTCCCGGCATTACGGTCCGCGTCGAAGGCGACGTGAATGATTACTGCGGCAAGGGGCTCTCGGGCGGCAAGATCATCGTGCGCCCGCCGCGCGAATCGACCTTCGTGCCGGAGGAGAACATCATCGCCGGTAACGTGGTCTTGTATGGGGCCACGGCGGGTGAGGTCTATTTGCGGGGTATCGCCGGCGAGCGGTTCTGCGTGCGTAATAGCGGCGCGTCGGCCGTGGTCGAAGGGGTCGGCGATCATGGCTGCGAATACATGACCGGCGGCTACGCGGTGATCCTCGGGCCGACGGGGCGCAACTTTGCCGCCGGGATGAGCGGGGGCATCGCCTACGTGCTCGACGAATTCGGCACGTTCCCGCCGCAGGTGAATCGCGAAATGGTCGAACTGGAAGAGTTGAGCGAACCGGAAGATCTCGAGCGCGTGCACCGGCTC